GTCGAGTTCCCGCAAGATGCCGTGCCTAAAGTGTATAACGCACTTGAGGTGAAAGGCGGTGCCACTAAACTGGTACTGGAAGTTCAGCAGCAGCTAGGCGGCGGCGTTGTACGCTGTATCGCTATGGGTACTTCTGACGGTCTGCGTCGCGGACTGGACGTTGTTGACCTGGAGCACCCGATTGAAGTCCCAGTAGGTAAAGCGACCTTAGGCCGCATTATGAACGTACTGGGTGAGCCAATTGATATGAAGGGTGATATCGGCGAAGAAGATCGCTGGGCTATTCACCGTGAAGCTCCAAGCTACGAAGAACTGTCTAACTCGCAAGAACTGCTGGAAACCGGTATCAAGGTAATGGACTTGATTTGTCCGTTCGCTAAGGGCGGTAAAGTCGGTCTGTTCGGTGGTGCGGGTGTTGGTAAAACAGTAAACATGATGGAGCTGATCCGTAACATCGCGATCGAGCACTCAGGTTACTCTGTATTTGCCGGCGTGGGTGAACGTACTCGTGAGGGTAACGACTTCTACCACGAAATGACCGACTCCAACGTATTGGACAAAGTATCACTGGTTTATGGCCAGATGAATGAGCCACCAGGAAACCGTCTGCGCGTTGCGCTGACCGGTCTGACTATGGCTGAGAAGTTCCGTGACGAAGGTCGTGACGTACTGCTGTTCATCGATAACATCTACCGTTATACCTTGGCCGGTACCGAAGTATCTGCACTGCTGGGTCGTATGCCTTCTGCGGTAGGTTATCAGCCAACGCTGGCGGAAGAGATGGGTGTTCTGCAAGAACGTATCACCTCTACCAAAACGGGTTCAATCACCTCTGTTCAGGCCGTTTACGTACCTGCGGATGACTTGACTGACCCATCACCAGCAACCACCTTTGCTCACTTGGATGCAACTGTGGTACTGAGCCGTCAGATCGCTTCTCTGGGTATCTACCCAGCCGTTGACCCGCTGGATTCCACCAGCCGTCAGCTGGATCCACTGGTTGTGGGTCAGGAACACTACGACGTG
This is a stretch of genomic DNA from Hafnia alvei. It encodes these proteins:
- the atpD gene encoding F0F1 ATP synthase subunit beta → MATGKIIQVIGAVVDVEFPQDAVPKVYNALEVKGGATKLVLEVQQQLGGGVVRCIAMGTSDGLRRGLDVVDLEHPIEVPVGKATLGRIMNVLGEPIDMKGDIGEEDRWAIHREAPSYEELSNSQELLETGIKVMDLICPFAKGGKVGLFGGAGVGKTVNMMELIRNIAIEHSGYSVFAGVGERTREGNDFYHEMTDSNVLDKVSLVYGQMNEPPGNRLRVALTGLTMAEKFRDEGRDVLLFIDNIYRYTLAGTEVSALLGRMPSAVGYQPTLAEEMGVLQERITSTKTGSITSVQAVYVPADDLTDPSPATTFAHLDATVVLSRQIASLGIYPAVDPLDSTSRQLDPLVVGQEHYDVARGVQSILQRYQELKDIIAILGMDELSEEDKLVVARARKIQRFLSQPFFVAEVFTGSPGKFVSLKDTIRGFKGILDGDYDHLPEQAFYMVGTIEEAVEKAKKL